In a genomic window of Coriobacteriia bacterium:
- a CDS encoding ZIP family metal transporter, whose product MDYTNPLVLAALTGLFTYLMTAVGAAGVFLHRNPSARWMDVLLGFSAGVMLAASFWSLLAPSVAIARDRGGLVWLPTSLGFAVGGLTLWGLDKVMPHIHSLMPGVQIHEGITTTWRRSTLLVLAITLHHIPEGLAIGVAAGAAGAGVSHASVGAAIALGLGLGLQNLPEGLAVSMMLYREGASRRRGFFLGQMTGAVEPFAAVAGALLVSLSTALLPYALAFAAGAMVYVVIEELIPECQRSGHADAAVLASIVGFTLMTVLDLALS is encoded by the coding sequence ATGGACTACACGAACCCACTCGTTCTCGCGGCCCTCACGGGGCTCTTCACCTATCTCATGACCGCGGTGGGCGCTGCCGGCGTCTTCCTGCACCGCAATCCGTCCGCGCGGTGGATGGACGTGCTGCTCGGCTTCTCGGCCGGCGTCATGCTCGCCGCGAGCTTCTGGTCGCTGCTCGCGCCGTCGGTGGCGATCGCGCGCGATCGAGGCGGGCTCGTCTGGCTGCCCACCTCGCTCGGCTTCGCCGTGGGCGGACTGACGCTGTGGGGCCTGGACAAGGTCATGCCCCACATCCACTCACTGATGCCGGGCGTCCAGATCCACGAGGGCATCACCACCACATGGCGCCGCTCGACTCTGCTCGTGCTTGCAATCACGCTGCACCACATCCCCGAGGGTCTTGCCATCGGCGTCGCGGCCGGTGCTGCGGGAGCCGGCGTCTCGCATGCGAGCGTGGGGGCGGCGATCGCGCTTGGCCTGGGGCTCGGGCTGCAGAACCTGCCCGAAGGACTCGCCGTCTCGATGATGCTCTACCGCGAAGGCGCCTCTCGCCGCCGCGGCTTCTTCCTCGGGCAGATGACCGGCGCCGTCGAGCCGTTCGCGGCTGTCGCAGGCGCTTTGCTCGTGTCGCTCTCGACGGCGCTGCTGCCCTACGCGCTCGCCTTCGCCGCCGGTGCGATGGTCTACGTCGTCATCGAGGAGCTCATCCCCGAGTGCCAGCGGTCGGGCCATGCGGACGCCGCAGTTCTCGCCTCCATCGTCGGCTTCACGCTGATGACCGTGCTCGACCTCGCACTCTCCTAG
- the gatB gene encoding Asp-tRNA(Asn)/Glu-tRNA(Gln) amidotransferase subunit GatB, whose product MRRRSYEKEPHVAKDRLLEVLKTWEAVIGLEIHTELTALHTKMFCGCPVAFGGEPNTRVCPVCLGLPGALPVPNKAAIESTVLCGLATNCEIARWSQFHRKQYFYPDMPKDYQISQYDLPFCADGHVDVEVDGPLVSERCDLDNAPDNIEVFGCDGGYRARIGITRIHLEEDTGKMVHVGGSEGRISGATHSLVDFNRAGTPLIELVTEPDIRTPEEARRFAQKLRLIWLSLGISDCNMEEGSMRVDANVSIRPRGETELGTKAELKNMNSFKALHDGLVAEIIRQVELVESGGAVVQETRHYDVGAKRTSSLRSKEEAHDYRYFPEPDMVPFEFSEEFIAGVRERLPELPDAKHARFCAEYGLPTHDATVLTGDFDLAEFFESAVTIAGPERAKAISNVMLGDLSAYLNAAGITVVDSKIVPGIVAELVALVEDGTISGKQAKEVFAEMAESGDAPGAIVELKGMRQVSDAGAIEAIVDRIVADNPGQVAEYRGGKTGLIGWFVGQVMREMGGQANPAVVNEVLRSKLDA is encoded by the coding sequence ATGCGCCGACGCTCGTACGAGAAGGAGCCACACGTGGCCAAGGACCGCCTGCTCGAGGTTCTAAAGACCTGGGAAGCCGTTATCGGACTCGAGATACACACGGAACTGACGGCGCTACACACCAAGATGTTCTGCGGTTGCCCCGTGGCGTTCGGCGGCGAGCCCAACACCCGCGTGTGTCCCGTGTGCCTCGGCCTGCCGGGCGCGCTCCCGGTCCCCAACAAGGCCGCCATCGAGTCAACGGTGCTCTGCGGCCTTGCCACCAACTGCGAGATCGCGCGGTGGAGCCAGTTCCACCGCAAGCAGTACTTCTATCCCGACATGCCCAAGGACTACCAGATCTCCCAGTACGACCTGCCGTTTTGTGCTGACGGCCACGTCGATGTCGAGGTGGACGGCCCGCTGGTCTCCGAGCGCTGCGATCTCGACAACGCGCCGGACAACATCGAGGTCTTCGGGTGTGACGGCGGTTATCGCGCCCGCATCGGCATCACCCGCATCCACCTCGAAGAGGACACCGGCAAGATGGTGCACGTCGGAGGCAGCGAGGGTCGCATCAGCGGCGCCACGCACTCGCTCGTCGACTTCAACCGTGCGGGCACGCCGCTCATCGAGCTCGTGACCGAGCCCGATATCCGCACTCCTGAGGAGGCGCGCCGCTTCGCTCAGAAGCTGCGGCTCATCTGGCTGTCGCTCGGCATCTCCGACTGCAACATGGAGGAGGGCTCGATGCGCGTCGACGCGAACGTGTCGATTCGTCCGCGCGGCGAGACCGAGCTGGGTACCAAAGCCGAGCTGAAGAACATGAACAGCTTCAAGGCACTGCACGACGGTCTCGTCGCCGAGATCATCCGGCAGGTCGAACTCGTGGAGAGCGGCGGTGCGGTTGTGCAAGAGACGCGCCACTACGACGTGGGCGCCAAGCGCACGAGCTCGCTGCGAAGCAAGGAAGAGGCGCATGACTACCGCTACTTCCCCGAGCCCGACATGGTCCCCTTCGAGTTCTCCGAGGAGTTCATCGCCGGTGTTCGCGAGCGTCTGCCCGAGCTCCCCGACGCCAAGCACGCCCGTTTCTGCGCAGAGTACGGTCTGCCGACCCACGACGCGACGGTCCTGACCGGCGACTTCGACCTCGCGGAGTTCTTCGAGTCGGCGGTCACCATCGCGGGTCCCGAGCGCGCCAAGGCGATCAGCAACGTGATGCTAGGTGACCTGTCGGCGTATCTGAATGCGGCCGGCATCACCGTCGTCGACAGCAAGATCGTGCCCGGCATCGTCGCCGAGCTCGTCGCGCTCGTCGAGGACGGCACCATCAGCGGCAAGCAAGCCAAGGAGGTCTTCGCCGAGATGGCGGAGTCCGGGGATGCGCCCGGCGCCATCGTCGAGCTCAAGGGGATGCGGCAGGTCAGCGACGCCGGAGCCATCGAGGCCATCGTCGACCGTATCGTCGCCGACAACCCCGGCCAGGTAGCCGAGTACCGCGGCGGCAAGACCGGGCTCATCGGCTGGTTCGTGGGGCAGGTCATGCGCGAGATGGGCGGCCAGGCCAATCCTGCCGTCGTCAATGAGGTGCTCAGGAGCAAGCTGGACGCATAA